The sequence agcccggtgcatgtagctcccgcttgcgcagggtccggggaagggtccgaccactttgggtctatagtacgcagcctttccctacatttctgtaagaggctgtttccaggacttgaacccgtgacctcttggtcacaaggcagcagctttaccactgcgccaaggctccccttcgcaCTAGTTATTCAAAAACGACAAAAAAAAGTGTCATTCTTGTCAATAAGCTAATGAAACAACACAAAATGGTACCAGCTTATAATCATAACTTACTATCACTGCTGCTTAAACACCAGGACAATTGGTAATGAATAACCAAACTAACCTACGAATCTTCAGAAATATATAACTTGAAGTTCAAAAAAATGTATAAAACTTGCACAGATGGCCTTATGCTGGCTTTCATAGTCCCTAGACCAAAACCCAAGCAAATAGGTTCAAGCAGGCGGCTTAGGCCCCGTTTGGATCTTCTCCATGGGCCAGCTTCCCGAAACAGGTGCGTGAAGCCACCCCCCAGCTTCTCGAAGCTAGCTTCCTGGAGACAAGAATCGGCCCGTGTAATTTCCGCAGAGACGAGGAGCAGCGGAAGCCCCGCTTCACAAAAACGAGAAGGTGAAGTTCGTCAAAATTACATGGGAATGCCACCGCTAAGTTGCGTACCAGTTCGATCTGTTTTCTCCCGAGCTCCCGCACGAACGAGGCAGCAGACGTGGACGCATCAGGGTCATCCACAACGAACTGGGCCTGCAGCCCATGTGACCATCTAAGTTCCCTAACGGGCCATCTTCCTATAGCCCAGCACCAGCCCATGCAGCGTGGAGAGAAACTGGCCACAGCCTGCCGAACGCACGCTACTCCTGGCGAGAAGCTGGAAGCTGGCGAGAGAAGCAGGAGACGAGGATTTCCTGAAGCTGGATAGCTTCCGAACGGGCCCTTAGACTTACCGAAGTTACGCATACCTGACTATCACTACAATTTGGCAAAATatacaagtactccctccatccagaaatacttgtcatagaaatgtatgtatctagatgtattttagttatagatacattcatATTCATCCATttatgtgacaagtaattccggacggaggaagtagtaaacaAGGCAAGTAAACTAACTGAAAAGATAAGCAAAACAGGCGGAGTAAACTGACAATCTATGCTTGTAAACTGACAATGATAGTTTCAACGTTTTGATCAAGAATAATGCCTTAAAGCCAATTACACCCATATATTATACCCACTACAATCAAATCCTTTGAGCTTTGACCATAGATAACTTCAAAAATATCATGGTTAGTGTcagaaacgctcttatattatgggacggagggagtaaaaaataacaacaaaaatTAACTGTGCAAACCCTCATGAAACAGAGAAGGCACAAGTCATAGAATGAAGATCATTACTATGTCAAAAAAATGACAAACATCCAGAAACCAGTCAACTGGATTTTAACTTCAAGAATCTAAGCCCAATAAGATTGCTTGTCAGAAATCTTATAAGGATTTTTTCCATATAAACTTAATCTTTCAGCATTCACAAAACTATGGTCTTTTCACAGTCCCATGTACTAGCTTTATTGTCTTAATAGTCCATGTAGTAAGGTGCCTACTGCCTAAGATAAAAGTCTAAGCCCAAAGATGAGGTAAAGAGCAGAGTTGCTTGGCTATGACATGAAGCTAACTTAGTACACGCTTAAGTTAACTATAGGAGACCCACGACACATACTCAGCACTAAGTAACATGACCTACCAGAGAACACGAACTATCAAAGTTATATACTTTCTGACCATCTCAAGAAAAAACTGACAAACCTGTGCACTGATGTCTACACGTCCGGTCCTGTTGTCACGAACTGGATGGTTTCCTCCGTGATGACCAAATTTCATTTTAAACGTCTTTCCACCAAGAGCCTGCCCGATCAATTGATGGCCCATGCAGATACCAAATACTGGAACCTTCCCTACTATTTCTTGTACTGTTTTCACGGCATATGGAACTGCAGCTGGGTCACCAGGGCCATTACTAAAAAGAACACCATCAGGCTTCAAATTAAGTACATCCGAAGCAGGCCAGCTTGCTGGAACAACAGTTATTTTGCATCCATATGATGCCAGGCGTCTCAAAATGTTATGCTTGACTCCAAAATCATACACGACGACCTATATAATTAAAAAAAATGTAAGTGACAAGATACAAGATTTTCTTGAATAGCACTGAAAACATTAGTGATACTGACATGAAAAGTTTCACTTGACTGATTGTCGTTGAACTCCCATCCTGAACCGGTCTTGTCTACCCATTCATATGGAGCATCACAAGTAACATCACTTATCAAATCAACACCTGCAGAAAAGCAACACCAAAGTTTCATGCTATGCAACAAAAATCGTCAATAGTATTTAAAGATCAAACAACAGCATGTATACAATGTGTGAAGAAACTCTTAACGTAATAACAATGCAGAGGAAAATCCCTCGTATCACAAAGCTAATTTCTTCACATCTCGAACAAGTACAGAATGCATGAAATCCAACCAATGAAATACTATCAGCTTCATAACTGTTTAAAGAACTTATTGCAAGATCCAATAATTAAGATTCAATAGGACTAAGATGAAAATAGTAGAAATTAAAAATATTTTTCAGATAATCGTAAGTCCATATAGCAATAAAAAACAAAGTTTGCCTGTGAAGAGCTAATCTAGTTGTATTTTTTTCTAGAATGGATTTCTTATGTGGAGTACTAATAGATAGAGACATTACTTTAATAACATTAGTATAGCTTATAAGAAGCTTAACATACCAACAATTTTCCAATTTTTGGCCATTTCCAACAATTCCTCGTCTTTAAGAGACTGGTCGGTACTTAGAACACCAATGAGACTGCCATCTTCTCTTAACCTGCGTGTTATTGCACGTGTGTCCACATCATCTGCAGAGTGTTAAAAAAGTCAGCTTCCGTGAATGGAGTAATTTGAATTAGAAGCAAGACTCAATGATGCTATACTTACATATGCCCATAATGTTCCTCTTTCTCAAATATTCATCAAGTGTTTCTGTGCACCTCCAGTTGGAAGTACTAGAAGAAAGAAACAGTTATCTGATTGTGTAAGTGAAAAATATAGTGCACTTAAACTTTTCATCCTATCCAAAACAAAAAGTATTACCATATACTTAGGTTCCGTATGATTAAGCCACCAAGGAAGCATTTTATGGATTCTTCGTCACCTACAAGAGAGTCCAAATAATATTCGTCATTAATTATTATAGAGTATTAGATTCTATTTCTTGGGTAAAGAAACTGCATATACCAGAGTTAACCCCGGTGTTTCCAATATGAGGGTTGGTCATCAAAACAAACTGACCAGCGTAGCTAGGATCAGTCAAAATCTCCTGGTACCTGTGTTCATTTGTCACACATGAAAGAGTCACATATCTGACACAAAAGAAGTTGCAGAAAATTTGAGAGCATACTGAGACAAATCCTAAAGCAATTGGCAGGAATGGAATTTAGAAATTAGAGCAAGACAAGAAAGATAAATCACTGGGACGTTCATAAGCTGGTATCACTACAAGTAGCACCATCACAATACAGTGGTCATGCTCGGaggagtaacaagtaaataaatagTGATTTGATTTCATAAGCATACTGAAGGGGCAGCTAAATACGGTATCTGAAGAAGTAAGAAAAGAATGGATTTTATTACCCTGTCAATGAGGTATTGAAAACCACCTCGCCGACTTGAGTCCCGGAAGCACCGAACGATTTGGCATTCCACACGGAGCCGTCCTCGAGAACGAGGCGAGCGTCGCTAAGCTTCCAAGGCCTCTCCACCGCTTTCGCCCCCTGATTCGCTGCCGGACTGGCGACGGAGCGGCATACCACGGGCGTCGTCGTCCTCCCGAAGGTCACTCGGCCATGCTGCCCAAGTCCGCCGATAGAGGGCGGCGCGGGGGAGGTGCGCCGGTGGACGGCGTGGACTGCTGGGCGGGAAGGGAGGGGGCGCATCTGGGGGAGCATGTTGGGGAAGGATGGGAGGGGAGAGGCTGGGCCTGGGGTGAGTGGGGGATGcttgggccgccgccgccgccgccgccagacttGCTTAGGGTTTTGATTTGAGAGGTTTCTTCCTCCTCCGCTTGGCTCTACTAGTAAAAGTGAGGGCGCGTTTTCGCGACGAGAAGATATGAAAACGATATATGGATACGGAAACATCGCGGTACTGCTATCATTTTCGCGTTTTCCCACCCCGATAGAGAAAGAGACGCGGACACTAGAGTATGCCAAGTTTGACTACACTCCACCCCTAAAAAAAGAATTTTACTACGTTGGCGGACGGACTGATTAGTGATGGCTCACACATTTTTTACCCAGCCCTATTTTTCTTATCGACTCTATACATCTAGGCTGACCGGCACCTTTCATATCCAAGGTGAATATAGGGGAGACCCGAACGCGACCACCACATCGGACTAATGTGCGGGATCCACCGGACACCCATCGTTGCCCAATGATCTAGTGAGGAGGACGCTCCAGCACGCCGCCCAAGGGAGCAAATTCGGCTAATAAGCCAGTTGGCGACTTCCAATCCTAGTCACTTTCATTTTTCTCCCCTCCACGCCGCCACCCCCATCCGCTCGTAGCTCGGAGCACGTTGTCCGTCCATAGCCATGGGCCAACAACAGAGCATCACCTACGTCATGCTCACTCCGGAGCGCCGGTTGCAGCTCCTAGAGGAGATTCAGGCCCGACACGCCGCTTGTATTGCAGCTGACCTGCCACCGGACTCTCTGGAgcatgaggaggaggagcagcaggcaTCGGAAAGCACAGGGGGAGGAGGAAATTGAGGCGGATCCAGCGCCTTTGGCTACCAGATTCGGCATTGGTGACTGCAAGCGGAGTACGGGGTCACCCAAGCGGATAGGAGACGGTGGAGCAGCAAGCCATCCTCAACTCCATCCAGTCGGAGTCGAAGATGAACGCCAATCATTGCTTCCTCCGCGAGGTGCGGGCGAAGCGTCACCAACTCTTTTGGACATGGAGTCCGATGAGGAGCCAAAGATGCGGTCGACGGCCAACGATCATGAGGCCCATCCGGCCGGCAGTGCCGGAATGGAAGCCGTCTACATCTCCGACgatgagtagtagtagtaggctAGTTTCTAATTTGTAGTAAGCAACTTTTAATGTTGTGTGATATTGTATGGATTTAGGATGTCAAATTAAAGATATGTGGTTGTAGCGGACAAAATAAGGGGTGAGCGGGCCTTCTCCACAAACGCGTCCGGACGCGTCCGCGGACGTTTGAGGGACCAGATTAGCTGGGTGAGGTTCTAGATGCACTGACACCAACACCAAGTGTATCTCTCAACAACTCAAAAAAGGAGTATCTCCCAAAAGTTTGATGCCCTAAGACTGCTTTTGCACCAGAAGAGAAGGGTTATGGTGATAAAAAAGTTTCTGCTTTTGAagtagtgaaagtgctagttatcgactagaggggctgAATAGGCGATTATTATGAACGTCtccaaaacacgaggtctttgaagacaaactgttgaaatgaacctatatgatatgcagcggaagatgagCTACACTAGATAAGCCATAGTCAGGTACGCAgtatagtgaaagcacgaagactaacaaCAACTAGGTGgtatggatcagaatggaagacaatatgaagccaaacaggtaatagtcttcacacagtgaagtcaaactaAACAGGCAAGCAAGcgatgacttcacgaagacaaactgaaatgtaaaggaagtaggggatagaaccagttgtttggtgaagacaaggatttggtagaccagttccagttgttgtgacaactgtacgtctagtcagggaggctgagattgaactcagaagattgtgtcttcaccttatcccccttgagctaaggacacccaatcctcgcccaatcactctagtaagtcttcaaggtagacttccaaaccttcacaaactccgTTCACTGgctatccacaatgactcttggatcctcagaatgtgacgcctaaccggctggaggatacacagtcctcaagtgtaacaagtcttcaggtcacgtagacagaaagacttcagtgatgcctaacactctttgattctgggtgttttgggctttgtccttgcaaggatctatctctcaaaggcttcggaggtgggtttctctcaaacgacaaaagtcgtgcactaactctaagcagccaccaatttatggtgtagggggtgggctatttatagccacgaggtaacccgacatgatatgtccgaaatgaccctgggtcactaaggaaccgacacgtgtccaatggtcggatttcaaacacacacgacagctTGGCTTGGGTtataagcaaagctgactcatccaactctggataagatttgctctcattgtcttctcttgaagacatatgattttggttgagcatcactttagtcatctgactttgttcacttggacccacttaagagtacagtggttcctatgactcgatGAAGAAAAAAGGAAACTACCAAacaaactatgtcttcgcactccatagtcttcaagtgaatgtcttcacaggtcattatcttcaacgtgaatatcttcatgaaccaccattgtcttcaatgtcttcatacatttttaggggtcatctctggtaggtaaaccgaatcaatgagggactactacctgtgttatcctgcaattctcataagcacattagtccctcaaccatgtttgtcgtcactactccaaaaccaactaggggtggcactagatgcacttacaatctccccctttttggtgattgatgaaaaactggttgaagttttcaacggggataaaagtatgtgaaagttaaagtacaaaggcattgtcttcataagttgaaaaaggctccccctgaagatgtgcatataactgatttgcttttgaatgcaaatgcacatggcaggttttgctttgtggagatcctcttcaacacaTGAAGATAATTCACCGTGCATACATAAgaataatgaagataatgacatgcacaatgagaAATGGGCGTCTGCAGAAATGATGTCATGCGGGGTTTATCATCGCATCGCAAGGTAGCAgcaaaaggtagcagacgaccatcaagtttaagtgttacaactcaaaaaaccAAATAGTTTCAAtaacgagagttgtaagaacttagcaaaaataagcAACCGACCCATATGgccccgcttgaagactatcaactcatatgcttctccccttttgtcagtaaggaccaaaaaggtttgcagacatagagtatctactcgttcctaGGTGGTGAAGAAGTTGGggcagcagggtcgacgttggagtttggcGATGCAGAGGGGCCTGACGCAGAATCGTGATGCAGTGAAGCCATCGCTGGTGAAGTGGAGTCGTCCTCTTCATCTATGACTCGAGCAACCACAGTGGGAGCCAAAGATGAATAATTTGAATCTTCAATTGAGGGAGTTAGATGCCAACTTGCATATTATGGAGGcctggagcaaatattagagaccttttctgcacaactccaaaagtcatgaaacttcacagagatcagatttggaatatattaaaaatattgggcgaagaaagcaccagaggggggccaccagtcagccacaagggtggagggggcgccctacccccctgggcatgcccctacctcgtgggccccccggcaGGCCATCGACTCCCATCTTCTGTTacatggtgtcttttgccctggaaaaaatcagagagaagctttcaggacgaagcgccgccgtctcgaggcggaacctgggcaggaccaatctaaggctccggcgaagctgttctaccgaggaaacatccctccgggagggggaaatcgtcaccatcgtcatcaccatcgatcctctcatcgagaggggatcaatctccatcaacatcttcaccagcaccatctcctctcaaaccctagttcatctcttgtatctgatctttgtctcaaaacctcaaattggtacctgtgggttgctagtagtgttgattactccttgtagttgatgctagttggtttattcggtggaagatcatatgttcaaatccttaatgcttattaataaccctctgattatgaacatgaatatgctttatgagtagttatgtttgttccagagaacatgggagaagtgttgttataagtaatcatgtgaatttggtattcgttcgatattttgatgagatgtatgttgtctctcctctagtggtgttatgtgaacgttgaatacatgacacttcaccgtgatttgggcctaggggaaggcattgggaagtaataagtagatgatgggttgctagagtgacagaagcttaaaccctagtttatgtgttgcttcgtaaggggctgatttggatccatacgttttatgttatggttaggtttaccttaattcttctttcgttgtTGCAGATGCTtgtaagaggggttaatcataagtgggaggcttgtctaaGTAAGGACAAcactcaagcaccggtccaccctgatacgtctccaacgtatctataattttttattgttcaatgctattatattatctgttttggatgttttatatgcattaatatgctattttatattatttttgggactaacctattaaccgagagcccagtgccagtttatgttttttacctattttagagtttcgcggaaaaggaataccaaacggagtccaaacggaatgaaactttcgtgatgatctttcttggaccagaaggaaaccCAAAGGCTTGGAGCTGAAGCCGGAGAcacaacgaggcggccacaagggtggagggcacgcccagggggtagggcgcaccccctacctcgtgggcccctcgtgggtctcctgacctagctcctttacctatatatactattataccctCAAAACATCCCGGAGagacacgaaaccacttttccactgccgcaaccttctgtacccgtgagatcccatctagggaccttttccggcgtctgatgacccacaagtgtagggtatctatcatagtcctttcgataagtaagagtgtcaaacccaacgaggagcagaaggaaatgacaagcggttttcaccaaggtattctctgcaagcactgaaattatcggtaacagatagttttgtgataaggtaatttgtaactggtaacaagcaacaaaagtaaataaggtgcagcaaggtggcccaatcctttttgtagcaaaggacaagcctggacaagttcttatatagagaaaagcgatgccgaggacacatgggaattatcgtcaagctagttttcatcatgttcatatgattcacgttcgttactttgataatttgatatgtgggtggaccggtgcttgggtactgccctttcttgtacaagcatcccacttatgattaacccctattgcaagcatccacaactacaaaagaagtattaaggtaaacctaaccatagcatgaaacatatggatccaaatctgccccttatgaagcaacgcataaactagggtttaagcttctgtcactctagcaacccatcatctacttattacttcccgatgccttcctctaggcccaaacaatggtgaagtgtcatgtagtcgacgttcacataacaccactagaggatagacaacatacatctcatcaaaatatcgaacgaataccaaattcacatgactactaatagcaagacttcaccccatgtcctcaggaacaaactaactactcacaaagcatattcatgttcataatcaagaggggtattaatatgcatcaaggatctgaacatatgatcttccaccaaataaaccaactagcatcaactacaaggagtaatcaacactactagcaacccacaggtaccaacctgaggttttgatacaaagattggatacaagagatgaactagggtttgagaggagatggtgctggtgaagatgttgatggagattgaccccttcctgatgagagaatcgttggtgatgacaatggtgatgttttccccctcccgaagggaagtttccccggcaaaacagctctgctggagccatagattggttccgccaaggttccgcctcgtggcggcggagttttgtcctgaaagcttgcttatgatttttccagggtaaaagacttcatatagcagaagatgggcaccggagggctgccaggtggcccacaaggcagggggcgcgcccagggtggtagggcgcgcccccaccctcgtgggcagggtgtgggcctcctctggtacttcttccactcaatattttttattaattcccaaaatgactttcgtggagtttcaggacttttggagttgtgcagaataggtctctaatatttgctccttttccagcccagaatcccagctgtcggcattctccctctttatgtaaaccttgtaaaataagagagaatagccataagtattgtgacataacgtgtaataacaacccataatgcaataaatatcaatataaaagcatgctgcaaaatggatgtatcaactcccccaagcttagaccacgcttgtcctcaagcggaagccgatatcgaaaaaatatgtccacatgtttagagatagaggtgtcgataaaaataaaatacggacatgagggcatcatgatcatccttataacaacaacatatatatattttgtcatatgatttcttatgatcaagtaacaatctatccacaatgtcaagtatggatcagaaacttcattgagaaccaacaaactataatctcagtcattgaagcaattccaatttatcataacatcggaaagagtcaatataagagcttttcagcaagtccacatactcaactatcatttagtatttcacaattgctaacactcaaacaatacttatgggtatggagttttaatcgtacacagagaaagataggggcttattgtgttgcctcccaaccttttacctcaagggtaatgtcaacaataatagttcatgctaacttacatccaattggatatatatatatatatatatatatatatatatatatatatatatatatcaggatctttccaacacgaggtgcttgccaaaggataaaagtgtaaaaaggaaaggtgaagatcactatgactcttgcataagacataaagtaaaagataggcccttcgtagagggaagcagaggttgtcatgtgcttttatggttggatgcacgaaatcttaatgcaaaagaacgtcactttatattgccacttgtgatatgaacctctattatgcagtctgtcgcttttatttcttccatatcacaaggtcgtataaagcttattttctccacactaataagtcatacatatttagagagcaatttttattgcatgccacatgacaacttacttgaaggatcttactcaatccataggtaggtatggtggactcgcatggcaaaactgggtttaaggatatttggaaggacaagtagtatctttacttggtgcaaggaatttggctagcatgagggggaaaggcaagctcaacatgttggatgatccatgacaatatactttaactaagatgtgagaaaacacaacccattatgttgtcttccttgtccaacatcaactctttagcatgtcatactttaatgagtgctcacaatcataaaagatgtccaagatagtatatttatatgtgagaacctctctttctttattacttcctattaattgtaacgatgaccaaaactatgtttgccaactctcaacaacttttaatcatcatgctctttatatgtgaagtcattactatccataagatcaatatgatttcttttatttcttttatttcctcaagatcatagcaagacagcaaagcccttgactcaacactaatatttattatatatagctcacggactcgattacatagagggatcacaaagcaaaactcaaaactaaatcataccaaaactttattctactaaatcaagatattactaaaaggatcgaactaagtaaaacagtaaagataggagtgtgatggtgatacaataccggggcaactcccccaagcttggcagttgccaaggggagtgcccatacccaagtgtTTAGGTCTCCTTCTTCGAAAGTGGTggtgtgatcttcttggcgatgatgccccttagaaTATGATtatcctcctcgagcttattgaattgttgcttgaggtccatattttccttgcggagtttacccgtgacggctactttcacccatggatgttacATAGCTGCTAGAGAACAAGCGACACTCTTTTTCatagtttcataagaaagaaatttaacattggaagggatggccgagtttggaatggctgagctctgtagttcccccatcgtgaatccttcTTGtaagcgagaggtaacttcttgatcctcctccatggcatctatccttttcaagttggcctccatctcatcctccgttgatggcctaaagtgataagcatcgctgtttgctcctggGCCTGgcgtcggatgagacacccgactctccctgaCCGACTCTTGAggagacatcttgctctaaatctgcgacagaaatagctcgaaacaaaaacagaggatatttatgtgatgcggtggtcaaaaccttctggagattatataatgaatttttaccgatcaaaagaagtatcgtgcaagaaaacgaagtccgAAGAGCacaggaggtgcccacgaggcagggggcgcgcccaggggggtagggtgcgccctccaccctcgtggacgcctcgtgtccttcccggactacttcttattttcctattttcttaaatattccaaaacggagaaaaattgctattagaactgttttggagtcgttttacttaccataccacatacctattccttttcggagtctgaaacgtcctggaaagtgtcccttatgtattcctccggggttacggtttcaataacattagtttcaacatttataggattacctgagatatagtgtttgattctttgaccgttcaccacattcggatttgtgccttcgaagttgttgatttttatggcaccagaatgatagacctcctcgataacataagggccttctcatttagagagaagttttcctgcaaaaaaatcttaaacgagagttgaaaagcaaaacataatcacctacgttaaactcatgcttttgtatccttttgtcatgccatcttttaactttttctttaaacagtttggcattctcataggcttgggttctccactcatcaagtgagctaatgtcaaataacctcttctcaccggcaagtttgaaatcataattgagctctttaatagcccaatatgccttattttctagtttgagaggtaagtgacatgcttttccataaaccattttatatggagacatacccataggattcctatatgtagttctataagcccataatgcatcatcaagtttcttggaccaattctttctagatctattaacagtcttttgcaaaattaatttgagctctctgttactcaattctacttgaccactagactatgggtgatatgaagatgcaattctatgattaacatcatacttagcaggcattttacgaaaagcaccacgaatgaaatgtgaaccaccatcattcattaagtatctagggacaccaaacctcggaaaaattacttctttaagcatcttaatagagatgttattatcagcactactagttggaatagcttctacccacttagtaacgtaatcaacaacaactaaaatatgtgtatacccattagaggaaggaaacagtcccatataatc comes from Triticum aestivum cultivar Chinese Spring chromosome 5B, IWGSC CS RefSeq v2.1, whole genome shotgun sequence and encodes:
- the LOC123111435 gene encoding carbamoyl-phosphate synthase small chain, chloroplastic, yielding MLPQMRPLPSRPAVHAVHRRTSPAPPSIGGLGQHGRVTFGRTTTPVVCRSVASPAANQGAKAVERPWKLSDARLVLEDGSVWNAKSFGASGTQVGEVVFNTSLTGYQEILTDPSYAGQFVLMTNPHIGNTGVNSGDEESIKCFLGGLIIRNLSICTSNWRCTETLDEYLRKRNIMGIYDVDTRAITRRLREDGSLIGVLSTDQSLKDEELLEMAKNWKIVGVDLISDVTCDAPYEWVDKTGSGWEFNDNQSSETFHVVVYDFGVKHNILRRLASYGCKITVVPASWPASDVLNLKPDGVLFSNGPGDPAAVPYAVKTVQEIVGKVPVFGICMGHQLIGQALGGKTFKMKFGHHGGNHPVRDNRTGRVDISAQNHNYAVDPESLPEGVQVTHINLNDQSCAGLVFPKMKLMSLQYHPESSPGPHDSDLAFGEFVELMKNNRL